One Leishmania major strain Friedlin complete genome, chromosome 29 DNA segment encodes these proteins:
- a CDS encoding conserved hypothetical protein (previous protein_id=AAZ09544.1): MASLASCGFGAVREMLKRVVLGQALAFLNSLTGVSTTKLVNSNASYPVLQSVTAYAFIFAFYLPAFLFILYKYRAQRFSNFRFFNRWWKYAILAVIDLEANYVVVLAYQYTNMISVQLLSCFTVPCVMVLSFFVLRMKFALTHVVGGVIAIGGLVLLIALDADGLSRSERGSQEVLGDILCLISSSLYATSNVLTEWFVKPSKPAFIFNCCSGNRNGEAKDEATPALPSTDIQEPSSIYLEEGEIYASEDHPKVPVFIPVVENLAMMSSFALLFSTMQFFAVEWKTFKPHRSSWTGQDWLFQMVFGVTMLLVYTAMPIMFIISSAAFANISLLTANIYGIIWNVTIFKVYPTKLFFVSYVIIAVGILLYNLTDIVRIPFCARWNYPCGDPFKENGIETEADAEEQVHEVAEGHPQREAGSPSNESGDGKQGDATAKSTCGVTSQLDEQQREH; the protein is encoded by the coding sequence ATGGCATCCCTCGCGAGCTGCGGGTTCGGGGCGGTAAGAGAGATGCTCAAGCGAGTAGTGCTAGGTCAGGCTCTTGCATTCCTCAACTCCCTCACCGGCGTCTCTACCACGAAGCTCGTTAACAGCAACGCAAGTTATCCTGTGCTTCAGTCTGTCACAGCGTACGCATTCATTTTTGCGTTCTATCTTCCAGCTTTTCTCTTTATACTATATAAGTACCGCGCTCAAAGGTTTTCAAACTTTCGGTTTTTCAATCGTTGGTGGAAGTATGCCATCTTGGCTGTAATTGACCTCGAGGCCAACTACGTCGTGGTACTTGCCTATCAGTACACGAACATGATTTCCGTTCAGCTGCTCAGCTGTTTTACCGTTCCATGCGTTATGGTTCTGAGTTTTTTTGTGTTACGAATGAAATTTGCCCTTACTCATGTTGTAGGTGGGGTGATCGCGATCGGTGGACTGGTGCTTCTAATCGCGCTTGACGCTGATGGACTTTCTCGCAGCGAGCGCGGGAGTCAGGAAGTTCTCGGGGACATCTTGTGCTTGATTTCAAGCTCGTTGTATGCGACAAGCAATGTGTTGACGGAATGGTTCGTGAAGCCATCAAAACCAGCCTTCATCTTCAATTGCTGCAGTGGAAACAGGAATGGTGAAGCAAAGGATGAAGCCACACCGGCATTACCCTCGACCGACATTCAGGAGCCCTCTAGCATATACCTAGAGGAAGGGGAGATATACGCGTCAGAGGATCACCCTAAAGTCCCTGTTTTCATTCCAGTTGTCGAGAACCTGGCAATGATGTCGTCGTTTGCCTTGCTTTTCTCAACGATGCAATTCTTTGCAGTGGAGTGGAAAACGTTCAAGCCCCATCGCAGCTCCTGGACAGGACAAGACTGGCTGTTTCAGATGGTGTTCGGTGTCACAATGTTGCTGGTTTACACCGCCATGCCGATCATGTTCATCATTTCGAGCGCGGCTTTCGCCAATATATCCTTGCTGACTGCTAACATCTACGGCATTATCTGGAATGTCACCATTTTCAAGGTATATCCCACTAaacttttttttgtttcgtaTGTCATTATTGCCGTCGGCATCTTGTTGTACAATCTGACGGACATTGTAAGAATCCCGTTCTGCGCCCGCTGGAATTACCCTTGTGGTGATCCGTTCAAGGAAAATGGAATCGAGACGGAAGCAGATGCAGAAGAGCAGGTGCATGAAGTAGCCGAAGGGCATCCCCAGCGCGAAGCAGGGAGCCCCTCGAACGAGTCTGGTGATGGAAAACAGGGCGACGCCACAGCAAAGTCGACATGCGGTGTCACTAGCCAACTGGATGAGCAACAACGCGAGCATTGA
- a CDS encoding conserved hypothetical protein (previous protein_id=AAZ09545.1) — protein MEREVLDSFLNRRVDLMFQRGMLGEVKAFWLKNGGKLPRNSLSEAIGCKEFSQFFSSDNPSLITSSDCENAVAQIKSNTRRYARQQERWIQNRLLPLLHSSSLKEAPTHFVQLWAQEGVDALSSVQRTLDTFLGTFPEQPLAESLFPLKQQLASREPVSQEECKICKILVYGRGQMVVHLKSKRHRGSLRRLALEKEHREKYGRELPPPKRKRNK, from the coding sequence ATGGAGCGTGAGGTTTTGGACAGCTTTCTGAACAGGCGCGTTGACTTGATGTTTCAGCGCGGGATGTTGGGCGAGGTCAAAGCATTTTGGCTGAAAAACGGTGGGAAGCTCCCGCGTAATAGCCTCTCCGAGGCGATTGGATGCAAAGAGTTTTCCCAGTTCTTTAGTAGCGATAATCCGTCACTGATCACGAGCAGTGATTGTGAGAACGCTGTCGCGCAAATCAAGTCGAATACTCGCCGGTACGCCCGACAGCAGGAGCGATGGATTCAAAACCGCCTTCTTCCACTTTTGCACTCTTCGTCCTTGAAAGAGGCACCGACTCACTTTGTGCAGCTATGGGCACAGGAGGGCGTGGACGCTTTGTCTTCTGTTCAAAGGACTTTGGATACTTTTTTAGGGACATTCCCGGAGCAGCCTCTCGCAGAATCGCTGTTTCCATTAAAGCAACAGCTGGCTTCTCGCGAGCCAGTTTCACAAGAGGAGTGCAAAATATGCAAGATTCTGGTCTACGGTCGCGGTCAGATGGTGGTACATCTCAAGTCGAAGCGTCACCGAGGTTCTCTAAGACGTTTGGCACTGGAAAAggagcacagagagaagtACGGGCGCGAGCTGCCACCGCCAAAGAGAAAGCGGAACAAATGA